AAGCCTTCACTCCTAAAGTCGGTATGCCAGTTGCGAGTGTATTCTTCGTTTCCTGTGTATCATGCCAAGCACGACCTGCGAAAGGTGTTTGATAACCAAAACTATTGGCGAGAGATCAATAAAGACATTTATAAATACGAGGAATCAAAGGGGATTGGAATATTTGGTAAACTCGGTAAGCATGCTACTCCTCTTCAAACCGGGCTCTTTAAGAATCCTTTTTTGACCAGTAGCCAAGGCCTCAGAAATTTTAGTATGCaatcattgaaagaagcacaaCAGCTTGTAGACCAAATGAGGCAAGATCGCTCACATCAAGGCCACCTAAATTACATTCGTAATCTAGACCGCTTGAGTGACATGTTATGTCGGGTCATAGACTTATGTGAATTCATAAGGGCATCACATCCAGATTCACAGTTTGTTCGAGCCGCTCAATTGTGTCACGAGGAGATGTTTGAATTTATGAACGTTCTAAACACTGATTCAACACTATGCGAGATTCTTAAGCGCGTCCTCAGTGATGATTTGATTGCGAGCAAACTTTCGGAGGAAGAATTAAAAGTTGGTAAAATCTTGCTGGAggactttgaaaagtcgGGCATTGACATGGCTCCAGAGGTCGGGGAACAGTTCATAAATCTTTCTCAGCAGATTAGCATTGTTGGCCAAGAGTTTATTAGCAATACGGATTTTCCAAAATCGGAATATGTCAAGGTTTCATGcaatgaacttgaaaccAGCGGTATTAGTCCCTTGCTACTAAACCACTTATCACGCGATACCAAAGGACAAAATTACAAGGTTCCTACGTATGGCTATATTGCATTCTCCATCCTCAGAAGTTGCCCGAGCGAGAATATAAGGATGAAGGTCTGGACAGCTGTGCATAGCTGTCCAGAAAAGCAGATAACACGGCTAAAACACCTAGTCAAACTTAGAGGTCTACTTGCTCAGATTATGGGCAAAAACAGTTATTCAGATTACCAGTTGGAAGGCAAGATGGCCAAAAGCCCAGTCTATGTTCGtggctttgttgaatcCCTCGCTGAAGCTATTAAGCCGCTGGCCATGCGAGAATTACGCGCACTTGCCAACCTGAAAAGTTCACATTTGGATTTACCCATTCCAAAAACTGACGAAGAagtgttgaagtttgttAGACCATGGGATCGAGACTTTTACAGCACACTAATTTCACTCCAACAGCAGCGCAAGACGTTAGAAAATGAGCAGATAAACTCATACTTCTCCCTCGGAACCGTGATGCAAGGCCTTTCGAGCCTTCTGGAAGATATTTACGGTATAAGGCTTGAGCCCGCGGTAGCCAAAGTCGGAGAGACATGGTCTCCAGAGGTACGGCGCATAAATGTTGTTAGCGACCAAGAAGGTGTCATTGGCGTTGTTTACTGTGATCTCTTCGAAAGACAAGGCAAGACATCCAACCCAGCTCATTTCACAGTATGCTGTTCTCGCCAAATTTACCCAGAGGAGACGGACTTATCCACAATCCAAGTGGGCCAGCAGCCCTCATCTGGCCAAATATTTCAGCTTCCGGTCATTTCCTTGGTCTGCAGCTTTTCTCAGAACTCAGGATCAAAGAAAGATGTATGCTTGCTCCAGTTGAGTGAAGTTGATACTTTGTTTCACGAAATGGGGCATGCCATTCACTCAATGCTCGGGAGAAcctctcttcaaaacataAGTGGAACGAGGTGTGCAACAGACTTTGTTGAGCTACCTAGTATCCTGATGGAGCATTTTGCTCATGATTCCCGTGTGCTGTCTCGAATCGGAAAGCACTACATTACAAATGAGCCCGTTCCGGATGAATTACTCCATCTCAATCAGAATGAGCTCAAGTACCTTCAGAACACTGAAACTTTTTCGCAAGCTAAAATGGCTATGCTAGATCAAGAGATGCACTCTCCTAGAATGCTCACAGATGGCCCTGTTGACGTTGTTGAAATATATCATGAAGTTGAGAAACAAATGGGCGTTTTAACGGATGATAAAAGTAATTGGTGCGGAAGGTTTGGGCACCTTCTTGGCTATGGCGCGTCGTACTATAGCTACCTTTTTGATCGAGCGATTGCAAGTAAAGTGTGGCAGCACTTATTCGCCAACGATCCATTTAGCCGCAAGAGTGgtgaaaagttcaaaaacagtGTTTTAAGGTGGGGCGGCTCTAGGGACCCCTGGAACTGCATCGCGGACGCTTTGGATAAACAGTCGCTTTCCAAGggtgatgaagaagcaatGAAATTTATTGGTAACACAGAGGACGTGTAAGGTTTGAGGTTAACCTTGTAAATAAATTACAGTCATGCGCATTAGAAACTCAAGCGAATATTAAACCATTAAATCTGTAAAACAAATATCTTAACCGGAATTGCCTAATATATAAACTCTTCTGTGCTTTGGTACCACCTacttgttgttttgatcTGTGACGTACCAAAATCATCAACAGACTTAGCtagtgcttcaaaaattgtaTCACATGGTGAGATTCTTTGTATATATATCTAACATTTCTTTAGAACTTTCACAAgagccttgttggcgcaatcGGTAGCGCGTATGactcttaatcataaggttaGGGGTTCGAGCCCCCTACAGGGCTTACTTTTTTGAGGACGAAAAAGTCAACACAATGAAACTGATAATATCGAGCAATCAGTGttaatgaagttgaagcttgcTCCGTTCCAGAGGGACGGAACGTTTTTACAGCATGGGGAGCGAGGCCACGACATTCATTGTTGATGTTTCGCCCTCAATGGTTGGATTAGGGTATGTTGAGCAAGCAACGGCGTATATTGAATACacattgttcttgaaatctAAGAAGCAGAGGAAAACAGATTGGGTCAactgcttcttggccaaCTGCCCGTACTCCCGCAACAATCATGAAACTGccaatgtctttgaattaATGCCTTTCACGGCTCCTATAGGAGCACACAAAGTGATTGAAATACTTAAAGAGCTAAAGAGTCTGGTTACCAGAAGCGCCCCAGGAAAGCATAACATCAATTCGATGGTTCAATGCCTGTTAGTTAGCTCTGTAAGCATGCGTGacgagttcaaaaaacgCAAAGTTCGCAAGAGAATCATTGTCTTTACTGATAACCTCGATGGCCTCGATTTgacagaagaagagctagcTACCCTGGAGCAGGAGCTCGACTGCAGTATCGTGCTGGTTACCTGCGGCTTaaaggttgaagaaaggaagaCGTCTGAGATACCAATCTGGGAAAAGTGCATACAGAAAATTTCGGGGTCTATGGAAGTCTCAATGACAGCACTTTTGCAAGAGATCTCTACGCATAGGCCCGCAGTAGTAAAGCCAGTACGCATTTTCCAGGGAGAGCTTAGGTTAGGGGCTCCAATATCAGACGAAGATGTTACAGGGCCAAGCTACGACTCAATTACGGTCAAAGTTGAAGGGTATCCTGCAACTAAAGCAGTTTCAAGTCTCAATAGGCGCGTTGTGGCGAAATCCGAGGATGGCACCTTTGGCCCTGTCAAATCCGTGATCGAGTATGAGGCCATTGACGATGGAGAGGATTCGGAAGGTGGTGTTGCGAGTGTCTCTAAGGAGTACGTGACCAAGGCCTATCGTTATGGTTCGGATTATGTCGTCTTGCCCCAAGCTATTGAGTCTGAAAGAACctacaaaacaaagccGGGCCTTGACTTGCGCGGTTTTGTCGGGAACGAGAGCATACCTCGTCACTTCCTAAGCTCTGAATCTACGTTCATTATCCCAGCGACCAAAGACGGCACAAGGGCCGACTTTGTGTCCTTTTCCGCTCTTGTTGACTCTATGATCAAGCTAAGGAAGTTCGCCATTGCCCGGTATGTGCAGAAACTTAACGGTGAGGTCCAAATGTGCCTGCTTTGCCCAATTCTGATACCCAAGAAGCGTAAAGAACCCGGCGATGACGAGACATATACACGCGCCCTAGTTCTAAATAGGCTCCCTTTCGCAGAAGATGAGCGGTGTTCCGACTACCCAAGGCTCGCGCAGGCTGCCGCTTCGTCCGACGCCGAGACAGCGGAGATCGACGCCCTAATGGGGGAATTGATCGACACCATGGACCTTGGCCCGGGCCCCGACCAAACATGGTGTTCCACCACGCTTTACCGTTCGTTCGACCCAACGGTTCTCGAACCCACCTTACCACTTCCTCGGCCGACAGAACCACGTGACTCCAGTGTTCAAGATGCCCTTTGCGTCCCCGCTATCGGAATATACCGCCAGCAGCAAATTCTGATCGAATACATGCATCAGCGCATCGTCCAGGGGTCGGCAGATTTTGAGGTTCCGGGACTTCCCAATGACCtccagaagaagctttttccCTCCAATGAGCTATCGAAAGGCACTTTATTGAAATTACAAGAGCTGCTTGCCATAGAGGTCAACAATTCCCGAGCAAGCTCCGCGACCCCTAATGACGAACAGCAGGATGAGGACGAATTCCAAGAAATTCCCTCCCTTGAAAGCTTGCTTGCAAGGGGGAGAACCTAATGCATTCACGTGAACTGCACATGATTAAATCCAAGCAATATGCAAAAATTCCTTTGTCCCAACATTGGGACAttttcgaagaaaaatATATATATTCTGAAGAAATCCCTTGACACTGAAACAGTTCAGTTCCCTGGTAATTAAGGCCACGTTCGTGTTCTCGATTTCAATTGACTTAACCGGACTTGCTGCTGTTCTGCTTCAGTGCAACGAATTCACTGTGAACCTATTACTGTAAAAAGGCTAAAGCTCAGCGCGCGCTTTAAAGATGTCTTTACAAATTGAAACGGTTCCCACAAAGCCATACAATGACCAGAAGCCAGGTACTTCTGGgctgaggaagaagacaaaGGTCTTCATGAATGAGCCCCACTACACGGAGAACTTCATCCAAGCCATTATGGAAGCGATTCCAGAAGGGAGCCAAGATGCGGTTCTCGTGGTGGGCGGCGATGGGCGTTACTACAACAACGAGGTGCTGCAGAAGATTGGAGAAATCGGTGCCGCAAATGGTGTCAAGAAACTGATTGTTGGGCAGAATGGGTTACTGTCAACGCCGGCAGCGTCTCATATTATCCGCAGCTACCCTGAAAAGAGCACAGGTGGCATCATCCTAACAGCATCGCACAACCCGGGCGGGCCTGAGAACGACTTCGGTATCAAGTACAATTTGAGCAATGGTGGTCCAGCGCCAGAGTCCGTGACAAACTCTATTTTCGAGAAATCCAAGCAGTTAGCCAGTTACAAGACCGTAAAGAACTTTCCAAAGATCAATCTTTCGAAGATTGGCAAGAATCAGGAATATGGCTCTCTTCTGGTCGATGTTATTGATGTTACTGCGGAATATGTCAAGCTCATGAAGGAAATCTTCGACTTCGATCTTATCAAGAAATTTATTGATCATCAGCGTTCAACCAAAGGATTCAAGATCCTATTTGATGCTCTCAAT
This is a stretch of genomic DNA from Lachancea thermotolerans CBS 6340 chromosome D complete sequence. It encodes these proteins:
- the OCT1 gene encoding metalloendopeptidase (similar to uniprot|P35999 Saccharomyces cerevisiae YKL134C OCT1 Mitochondrial intermediate peptidase cleaves N-terminal residues of a subset of proteins upon import after their cleavage by mitochondrial processing peptidase (Mas1p-Mas2p) may contribute to mitochondrial iron homeostasis); this translates as MLSQALHVRKPSLLKSVCQLRVYSSFPVYHAKHDLRKVFDNQNYWREINKDIYKYEESKGIGIFGKLGKHATPLQTGLFKNPFLTSSQGLRNFSMQSLKEAQQLVDQMRQDRSHQGHLNYIRNLDRLSDMLCRVIDLCEFIRASHPDSQFVRAAQLCHEEMFEFMNVLNTDSTLCEILKRVLSDDLIASKLSEEELKVGKILLEDFEKSGIDMAPEVGEQFINLSQQISIVGQEFISNTDFPKSEYVKVSCNELETSGISPLLLNHLSRDTKGQNYKVPTYGYIAFSILRSCPSENIRMKVWTAVHSCPEKQITRLKHLVKLRGLLAQIMGKNSYSDYQLEGKMAKSPVYVRGFVESLAEAIKPLAMRELRALANLKSSHLDLPIPKTDEEVLKFVRPWDRDFYSTLISLQQQRKTLENEQINSYFSLGTVMQGLSSLLEDIYGIRLEPAVAKVGETWSPEVRRINVVSDQEGVIGVVYCDLFERQGKTSNPAHFTVCCSRQIYPEETDLSTIQVGQQPSSGQIFQLPVISLVCSFSQNSGSKKDVCLLQLSEVDTLFHEMGHAIHSMLGRTSLQNISGTRCATDFVELPSILMEHFAHDSRVLSRIGKHYITNEPVPDELLHLNQNELKYLQNTETFSQAKMAMLDQEMHSPRMLTDGPVDVVEIYHEVEKQMGVLTDDKSNWCGRFGHLLGYGASYYSYLFDRAIASKVWQHLFANDPFSRKSGEKFKNSVLRWGGSRDPWNCIADALDKQSLSKGDEEAMKFIGNTEDV
- the YKU80 gene encoding ATP-dependent DNA helicase YKU80 (similar to uniprot|Q04437 Saccharomyces cerevisiae YMR106C YKU80 Forms heterodimer with Yku70p known as Ku binds chromosome ends and is involved in maintaining normal telomere length and structure in addition to participating in the formation of silent chromatin at telomere-proximal genes), with the translated sequence MGSEATTFIVDVSPSMVGLGYVEQATAYIEYTLFLKSKKQRKTDWVNCFLANCPYSRNNHETANVFELMPFTAPIGAHKVIEILKELKSLVTRSAPGKHNINSMVQCLLVSSVSMRDEFKKRKVRKRIIVFTDNLDGLDLTEEELATLEQELDCSIVLVTCGLKVEERKTSEIPIWEKCIQKISGSMEVSMTALLQEISTHRPAVVKPVRIFQGELRLGAPISDEDVTGPSYDSITVKVEGYPATKAVSSLNRRVVAKSEDGTFGPVKSVIEYEAIDDGEDSEGGVASVSKEYVTKAYRYGSDYVVLPQAIESERTYKTKPGLDLRGFVGNESIPRHFLSSESTFIIPATKDGTRADFVSFSALVDSMIKLRKFAIARYVQKLNGEVQMCLLCPILIPKKRKEPGDDETYTRALVLNRLPFAEDERCSDYPRLAQAAASSDAETAEIDALMGELIDTMDLGPGPDQTWCSTTLYRSFDPTVLEPTLPLPRPTEPRDSSVQDALCVPAIGIYRQQQILIEYMHQRIVQGSADFEVPGLPNDLQKKLFPSNELSKGTLLKLQELLAIEVNNSRASSATPNDEQQDEDEFQEIPSLESLLARGRT